TCGCACTTCCCTAGATTGCGAAGCGTAGGTCCGAAGGCGACGTTCCCGATGACGTCGAGGTGCGGGAAGAGCGCGTAGTCCTGGAACACGAAGCCGATGCGGCGCTTCTCTGGAGGGACGTTCTCCATGTCCTTGCCGCCGATGGCTATCCGGCCGCCATCCGCTTTCTCGAGGCCGGCGATGAGTCGAAGTGTGGTGGTCTTTCCGCAGCCCGACGGGCCCAGAAGGCAGGTGAATCGGCCTTGGTCGACTTCGAGGTCCAATCCTCGAAGCGTCTCGACGCCGTCGTGCGATTTCCTGACGCCAGACAGGGTGACGGCCTTCATGCGCGCCGCCCTCCCCGTCGGTAGAGGGCAGCCTCGAGGGCGATGAACGCCGCCATGGAGACGAGAAGGAGAATCGTTGCGAGCGCCCGCGCCTGCCCGAGGTTCGCTGATCCCGGCAGCGCCACGTACCTGAAGATCGCAACAGGCACCGTCGTCCACTCGGGACGCACGAGCAAAAGCGCTGCCGCGAACTCGCCGAGCGAAATGGCCGCTGCGAAGACCGCGACGGCCACCAGGGAAGGCACCAATAACGGGAGTTCCACGCGTCGGAACGCTTCTACGCGTGAGGCCCCGAGGGTCCGCGCGGCCTCGTTGAGCGAGGGCGTGATGCTCGCCACGGCCGTACGCATCCCGGCGAACACGAACGGGAAGGCGATGAGCGAGTGGGCTATCACGATCGATGCCATCGTTGTACGTAGCGCGAGTGGCGGTCGGCCAAAGACCAGTATGTATCCGAAGGCGAGCGTGATCGCGGGCGTGATGAGGGGCAGGGCGTAGAGGCCGAGGAGGGCCTTGGAAACGCGTCCCCCGTTCTTTGCGGACAAGGCCGCCAATACGCCGAGCGGCAAAGCGACGAGAGCGGTCGCGATGGCGAAGGTCACGGAGTTCCAGACGGCAACGGATGGCGTCACGTAGAAGAGGGAACCGCGTTCGTCCGAGCCAAGGGCCTCGAAGTTCGTAAACCCGATGCCGGTCGGCGTGGAGAGGGCGCCGACGACAAGGCCAAGAAGCGGGAGGGCGAAAAGAAACGCAAGCGCGTAGGCGGCGACTCGGGTGGCCCACCCGGCGGCCTTCCTCGTCGACCCACGCCCGGTCTCCACGAACATGCGGCGCGACCCGCCGAACCTTGCGTACGCGAAGAGCACGAGCCCCGTGAAAAAGACCTGGAGAAGGGCCAATCCTGCGGCAGAGTCGAGCCTGAAGTACTGTGCCGTCAGGAGATAGACCGCGACCTCTATCGTGTAGTCCCCGGGGGCGCCCAAGAGAAGCACTGTTCCGAATGCGGTGAAGGAGAAGAAGAAGACGAGGAGGCTTGAGGACGCGATCGACGGCATGAGAAGTGGGAGCGTCACCCGTAGAAACGCCGAGGCGCGCGTGGCCCCGAGCGTCCTCGCTTGATCCATGTACGTGTCCCCGAGCGATTCCCACGCGGCGCCCACGACGCGCGTGACGACCGCCGCGTTGTAGTAGGCGTGCGAGAGGACGATGAGGGCAAGGCCGTTGGGGATCGTGAGCAGCGGCGAGGAAAGCCCGAGCGTCGCCGTGAGGAACGCGTTCGGGCCGCTGTTTTGGGAAAGCACGCTCAAGAGCGCCATCGCGACGACGAGCGGAGGGAGGACGAACGGGAGCGTGATCAACGCCCGGATCCACGTACGTCCCGCGACGTTCTGACGGTAAAGAAGCCACGCGCTCGGAAGGCCGACGGCGATCGACAAAAGCACCGAGAGCACCGCCTGTTCGAAGGTGAACAGGATCGCCCGGCGGTTGAACGGGTCCGAAGCGGCCGTCGAGATCGCGTCGAGCGCCTGCGCGGGCGAGTGGAGGCTTTGGGCGACGATCGCAGAGAGCGGGTAAAGGAAGAACGTCGCGAGGAAGACGAGGGGCGGAAATGCGAGCAGGGCGGCGTGCCTTATCCTCATATGCCTCGTCCATCCCCCGAGTCGGTCTCAGGCGAGCATGACGTCGCGCCACGCTTCGAGCCATCGGTCGCGGCCCTCATCTATCTCTTGGGAAGTCAGCGTCGCCGGGTCTTCGGGTTCGCTCGCCCATTGGAAGTAAGCGGGCAACTCCGTCCCATTGACGGCCGGGTACACGAAATTCTTCTGCGGCATGTCCTCCTGTACTGCGGGACTCAGCATGAAGTCCACGAAGTTCCTCGCGAGCCCGGCCTTCGTCGTTCCCTTGAGGATGCCGATGCCCTCGATCTGAAGGAAGGCCGAGTCGGGGGCGTCGATGCTTCCCGTCGGCGGCCGCGAGCCGGGGGTACCTCCGAAGAACGCCTCGGCCGCCGGGCTCGTCGCGTAACTCACGACGACCTGACTTTCCCCGCCGTAATGGGAGAACCTCGTGTAGTACACGTCCTCCCAGCCGCTCGCGACCGTCACGTCGTTCTCCTTGAGGCCCCGCCAGAAGTCGACGTACGTGTAATCACCGGTCTCGCCAAAGCGCGCCACGGTCGACATGAGGAAGGCAAGGCCCGGGGAACTCACGGAAGGGTCGATGACGGCAAGCTTGCCTTTCCATGCTGGTAGCGTAAGGTCCTTCAGGTCCGCGGGGAGCGGCGTCCCGGACGCTTCTATCGCCGCCACATCGTAGTTCAGGTTCACGTAGCCATAGTCGACGGAGGTCGCGTGGAACGTCGGATCCAGAGTGAGGCGGGCCGGGATCTTCGCCGAATCGGCCGGCTGGTAGGGTTCGAAGACGCCTTCTTGGAGCGCCCTGCCGATGAGGGTGTTGTCGACACCATAGAAGAGATCGCCAAGGGGTGCCCCTCCACGATGAGCGATGATGGCCTTGTTCAAGGCCTCGCCGGCGTCGCCCGCCTTCAGGATGACCACGCGCGCGTTGTATGTGGCGTTGAAGGCCTCGACAAGCGACCCGTTCATCTCGAACGAGTCGTGGGCTATGACGACGAGCTCGACCGGGTCCTGTCGGCCGGACGGTTGTGTTTGGATGCATCCGGCAAGCGCGATCAACGCGGTCAATGCGAGCGCGAACACCCGGTGTCTTCCAAAAGCCCGTGGGACCATGTTCTCAAAACCAGGTAATATAACCGTCTTATATAAGGGCCTTGTAAGTGTCGGCGCCTCAATGGCGCATCGCCTGGGACAAGACGCGGATGAAAGAGCGGGCACGAACCTTGATAAGTGAGCGTCGTTTCTTGTGGAACGATGCGGGTCATCTGCCTCATGTCGGGTGGGATAGACTCACCCGTCGCAGCCTACCTCATGATGAAGGCCGGCGCCGACGTGGTGGGGCTCCACTTCGACAACCGGCCCTTCACCGACGACCGTGAGACGGAAAAAGCGTTCAAGCTCATGGATAGGCTGGAGGAGATCACGGGCAAGAAGATGCGAAGACTCGTCTTGCCCCACGGTTTCATCACCCAAGTCGCGATCGCCCGCTCGCTCTCCGCCGAGGGCGCTCGCGGCCTCCAATGCGTACTGTGTCGGCGCATGATGTGGCGCGCAGCCTCGGAGGCGGGCAAGATGGAAGGCGCTCAGGCCCTCGTCACGGGCGAAAGCCTTGGACAGGTCGCTTCCCAGACTTTGCTCAACATCCACGCCGAGACCGATGCAGCGGAACTGCCCATCCTTCGACCACTCCTTGGACTCGACAAGACCGAGATAATGGATCTCGCCCGGCGCATCGGCACGTACGACATCTCCACCATGCCCGGGATATGCTGCACCATCGTGCCCGACCATCCCGAGACGCACGCAGACCTGAACGTCGTGATCGAAAAGGAAGCAAAAGTCGGCGTCCCGGCCCTCATGTCGAAGGTCATGGCAGGGATGACGGAGAGGTGAGCCGGTGCCGCGCCAAGTGGTACACATCCGGTCCTCTACGCGCAAGGGCGGCCTTCCGACGCGGTCGGCGTTTGCGGCGCCGAGGTGAGGTACATTGGGTTTCTACATCCTTGAGCCGTGCAAGACCCGTGCTGGCTTCGAGGCCATCCCGGAAAACAAGCTCGCGTGGGACCTTGGAAAGGCAGAAGCCGCCCTCGCGGCCGCCGGCATCCCTACCATCGCGAACGCGGGCGTCATCCTCGTCGTCGACGCCGGGTGCGAAGTCTCGTTGTTCGAATCCGGAAAACTGCTCTTCAAGACGCCGAACAGGGCCCTCGCAGAGGAGTCGATGAACGCGGTACTCGACGTCATGAAGGTGTCGCGATGAACGTCGCGACGATCCGCAAGGAATTCCCGATTCTCATGCGGAGCCCGCCGCCAGCGTATCTTGATAACGCGTGCATGACGCTCAAACCACGCCAGGTCATCGCCGCCCTCACCCGCTACTACGAGGATTACCCGTTCTGCGCCGGCCGCGCCGTCTATGAAGGAGCGGCGACCGTGGAAAGAAAAGTGGAGGAGACGCGTGGCGCCGTGGCGCGACTCATCAACGCGGCCTCCAAGGACGAGATCGTCTTCACGCGAAACACGACGGAGGCCATCAACCTCGTCTCACGCGCCTTCCCGTTCGAGAAGGGCCAGACGATCGTCACGTCGGACAAGGAGCACAATAGTAATCTTGTACCGTGGCAACTCGCTTCACGTCTTCGTGAGACGCGCCACGTCGTCGTCTCGAGCACTCCCGACGGCGGGTTCGACCTCAAACGGTTCGAAGCGACCCTCGGCCGCGAAAGACCCGCGATGGTCTCGATGGCGCATACCAGTAACCTCGATGGGACGACGATCCCGGCCGCAGAGGTCGTCGCCGCCGCCCACGAGACGGGCGCGCTCGTCATGCTCGACGCCGCCCAATCGGTCCCACATGGGCCCTTCGATGTCCGCTCGCTCGACGTAGATTTGGCGGCCTTCAGCCTGCACAAGATGCTCGGCCCCACGGGAGTCGGCGTCCTCTATGGGAAGGCAGACGTTTTGGCGCGACTCGATGAATTCAACGTGGGCGGCGAGACCGTCCACGACACGACCTACGCGACGCACGAGATGAAGGACGCTCCGGCACGCTTCGAGGCGGGGCTCCAGGATTATGCGGGGCTCATCGCCGCCAAGGAGGCGGTTGATTACGTCGGGCGCGTCGGCCCCTCGAACATCGCCTTCCACGAGCGCGAACTCAACGCACAAATGGACGGGGCTCTCCGGGAGATCCCGGGCGTCTCGGTGCTCGGCCCCGTGGATCCACGGGAACGCGGCGGGATAACTTCCTTCAACGTCGCAGGCCTCGACCCGCACGAGGTCGCGATCCTTCTCGAAGACCTCTCCGGTGTCATGGTGCGCTCGGGTGATCACTGTGTGCACTCGTGGTTCAACGCGAACAAGATACCCGGATCGGTCCGGTCGTCCGTTTACCTTTACAACGACAGCGGCGACGTGGAAAGGCTGACGGACGGTGCGGAGCTCATAGCAAGGAAGCGATCAGGGGCGTCATCGAAGCGCGGTCCTGGTTGATGTGACACTCCGGGTGCGCCGGGGGTCAACCGAAGCGTAACTTCAGAGCGACCATGGAAAGCCCTAGCACGAGGCTCACGCCGTTCGCCAGTATCAACGGCAGCGCCCCAAGGATCAACCCGTAGACGAGCCAAAGTGAGATTCCAGCGCAAAAGACCACGAACATGGGAAGCGACACGTCTCGCGCCGATCTTGTGCGCCAGGTCTGGAGGATCTGGGGAAGGAGTGCGCTCGTCGTCAAGGTCCCTGCAACAATTCCGAGTATTGTGACGTCGTCCATCTCTCTTCGGCTCCCAACGCGATTCAGGCGTTCCCTTCGCGACTTTCGGCCTTGGACTCCAATATCTTCAGCTCGACTTCCGCGAGCGCTTCCTCTTTCTTCTTCTTGAGGTTGTTGAAGACGAACTCGTTTATTTCGCCGCGTTCCATCCGTCCCCGCGCGATCTCGATCTGGCCTCTAAGGTCGTCCCGCTTCGCCTCCAGGATCAATACTTCCTTGCGGGCCTTGGCCTCGGGGGACGTCTGCTGCGTGTCCCCGGCCGGCGCTTCCCGCGGGCGTTTCGGCTGCTCGTCCGTCTCGCGAAGTGCTTTCGAGCGGGGCGTGTAGGCGCGTCTACGCGGCCTTGTGAGGATGTATGCGGCTCCAACGAGCACCAGAAGGCCGCCGCCGATGACGAGCGGTGAGACGCCAAAGGGAGCGAAGGAATCGGGCGGTCCCGCGATAGGCGCGCCCTCGATCTCGAAAGTCGCGCCCAAGGCCGACGACCCGAGTTCTACGAGATCCGTCTGGTTCGTGGTCGCGTTTCTCGTCGCGTTGAACACGTTGACGCGCATCGAGACCGACGTTGGACCCGGCGACGCCCCCTTTCGGACCACGAAAGCGATCTCAACGGAGCCTGTGCCGTTCTCGGCGTCGAACGGTCCGGCCGCCTGGTCCGGTTCCGTCCATTCAACGTGTCCCGAGAACTGTGGCGTGATCTCCACAAGGCGAGAACCGTTGCCGTTGAAATTGTAAGTGAAAAGGACCGTGCCCGTGTCCCCCGGTCTTCCGGTCATGCTCTGCGAGGTCCACGAGGAAAACTCGAGGGAAGTGTCGACGTCGGCAGTTCGACCGGAGAAAGCCGAAGCGGTCGACACCGCTGCGAGTGAGAATAGGGCGGCAACGAGGATCTTGACCGAAGGCCGGTTCATCCGACTTCCATCGGGCGTCTCGCCAAAAGCCTGTCGTCGGCGGACGGTGCCCGGAGTTTCAGGCGCGACCAAAGGGCTTTAAGTAGCCCCTCTTCTTCCGACACCGGTGAACCGAATGGTGCCTACGCCTATCTTTCGGGTGAGCGGGAGTTTTCCGATGGGACACAAGACGTCGAACTTCAAGATCGAAGCCGTTGCAGCCGACGAGAAGGCCGCGCGCGAGTGGGTCTATTCAGTGCTGGGGAGCAAGCACGGGATCAACCGTCGCGTCGTGACCATCACCGATGTGAAGCAGATCAAGGTGGAGGATGCGACCGACCCCATCGCCGCTGCGAAGGAGCGCATGGCCTCCGGCGGCAAGATCTCGCCCCCTAAGAGGGCCCCCTGATGGAAGACAACCAGCGGATGGAGGCGTTCGCCGTCCTCGAGGAGCTCAAGTCCCAGTTCCAAGCCCTCGAAGGACAGCACGATTACCTTCAACAGGTCGTCGCCGACCTCGCGCGCGCGAAACGCACCCTTGAGGCCGTCAAAAGCGATGCTGATATGGAGGACCTCTTGGTCCCTGTCGGCGGCGGCAACTTCGTACGAGCGAGTGTCACGAACAAGGACAAGGTCATCAGCGCCCTTGGGTCTGGCGTCTCCGTGGAAGAAGGCCTCGAAGGAAGCCTCGCTCGCGTAGACGAACGACTCCAGGCCGCCGAACGGGCGAGCGACAGGCTACGCATGGAGATGGAACGCGTCGCCCAACAGCTCGATCAACTCGGCGCGGCGCTCCAAGGGTAGTTGATTCCCGTGGGCATGTTCGATTTTCTCAAGAAGAAACTCAAGACGTTCGAAGAGGATGTCGCAAAGACCCCGTCTTTTGAAGTCGTCGAGAAGAAGACCTCCGGGTCGCCGCAACCTTCCGAGAAGGCGCCGGCGGGCGAGACCAGGCACGCTTCGACTAGATTGCCCGAGAACTTTGCGGCGCCTTCTCCAAGGTCGGTGCCGTCACCTCCGGGAGCCGGTTCTGCTGCAAGGACGCCTTCGGCGACGCCAAAGACGAACGCGCCGTCACCGGTCGAGCCGCCGCGCTCCGAAGGCGGGAAACTCATTCCACGCGACCGTTTGGATGAGCTGCTTTACGACCTTGAACTAACACTCATGGAGTCGGACGTCGCGATGGAGGTCGCGGGCACGATTCGTGAGAACCTCAAGAAGTCGCTTTCGGGGCTCAGGGTGTCAAGCCCGCTTGACGCCCAAAAGAAGGTCGAGGCGGCGTTGCAAAGCGCCATCCTCGGCGTCCTTTCCGACAAGGTGTTCGACTTCGACCGGTTCATCCTCGAAGCGAAGAAGCCGGCGGTCATCATGTTCGTGGGCGTAAACGGAACGGGGAAGACCACGGTCGTCGCCCGCCTCGCACATCGGTTGCGCGAGAACGGGTACTCGTCCGTCGTCGCGGCAAGCGACACTTTCAGGGCCGGCGCGATAGAGCAATTGGAGAAACATGCGGACAACCTCGCGATAAAGATCGTGCGCCACGAAGCCGGTGGCGACCCCGCGGCCGTCGCATATGACGCGATCGAGCACGCGAAATCGCGTTCCAAGGACGTCGTCCTCATCGACACCGCCGGGCGCATGCAGACGAACACCAACCTCATGGACGAGATGAAGAAGATCAAGAGAGTCTCGAAACCCGACCTCGTCGTCTTCGTCGGCGACGCACTGGCGGGTAACGACGCGGTGGAGCAGGCGAGGAAGTTCGACGCCGCCGTCGGCATAGGCTGCGTGATGCTTACCAAGGTGGACACCGACAGCAAAGGAGGCGCCGCGATAAGCATCGCGCACGCGGTGGGAAAACCGGTCGCGTTCCTCGGCGTGGGACAGGATTACAAGGACCTCATCCCCTTCGACCCGCAGTGGTTGGTGGGGCGGATCTTCGAGAATTGAGGCAGCCGCCGCGTTCCTAGCGCCGGGCGGGGTCGTTCGTGGCGCTAGCATGCCTCCGTCGGCTTCGTTGCGTCGTTCTTGTGACCGGGTCGGAGGATCGGCGTCCGAAAAACCCCGCGCCAGTTTGCACGTAGCGAGTCGTCACCTGGGCCCGGTCATCGATGCCGTACAGCCGTCCCCGCGTGACCGAAGGTCGCGCCGCGTATGCATGGCGTCTCTCGTTTGAAGGTCTTGGTCCGTAGGACCCCGCCCAACGCGTACAGCAGTGAGTCGTCTTGCCCGGGCCGGGTTGGCGACGCTGTACGGTCGCCCCGCGCGACCGTAGGTCGCGCCGCGTGTGCACGGAGCGAGCCGTGCTGCGACACCCTTTTTAACCATCACTCCATAGCCGCGGACGTGTCCGGGACGCCCGGGGAAACCCCCGCCTCTCCAACCACACGACCACAGCTTGAGCCAAAGCTCAAGGAGAAGGGCTGGTCCGTGGCCTTGGAAAAGGAGATTTTCGAGCGCCTTCGTGGGAAGACTTTCGAGCCCACTTGGAAAACGGCCGTCGACCATGAGAAGGTTTTTGCCATCGACACGCCGCCGCCCTACCCTTCCGGCAAATGGCACATCGGGGCCGTGGCCCACTACGCCCTCATCGATGTGATTGCAAGATCGCGGCGCATGCTCGGCGAGAAGGTGCTCTTTCCCTGGGGCCTCGATCGTAACGGCATCAACATCGAACTTGTCGTCGAGAAGAAGTACGACAGGAAGATGCATACTTTCGACCGGCAGGAGTTCCTCGACCTTTGCCGGAAGGAGATCGAGCCTTTCAGCGCGGGGCTCATCCAGACGGCGCGACGCATCGGCATGAGTTGCGACTTCGAGAATGGGTACCAGACCGACAGTCCCGCCTACCGGGCGATGACCCAAAAGACGTTCATCGAACTCTGGAACAAGGGGCTCGTGGTAGAAGACCTGCGGCCGAACAGCTATTGCCCGGATTGCAAGACGACGATAGCGGACGCCGAGGTCTATTATGACGAGCGGGAGACGATCCTCTACCACGTGAGGTGGGACCTGGAGCGGCCGGTCAAGGCCGGAGCGGCCGGCGGCACCGTGGACCACTTCGTCATCGCGACGACACGGCCCGAATTGATCGCGGCCTGCCAGGTCACACTGGTCCATCCGGAAGACGAACGTTACCAGGGCCTCGCGGGCCATGGCCAAAAAGTGAAGGTGCCCACCTACGAACGGACGGTCGAGATCAGGGCGCACACGACGGTCGACAAGGAGTTCGGCACGGGCGCCATGATGATCTGCTCCTACGGCGACTTCACGGATGTCGCCATGTTCCGGGAGCTATCGCTTCCCGCTATCAACGCCATCGGGATGGATGGACGGATGACGGCCGACGCGGGCCACTTGCATGGCCTTTCGGTGAAACAGGCGCGAGCGGCCATCGTGGAGAAGTTGAAGGCCGAAGGACGCATCGTCAAAGAGGAGAAGAAACAGCAGAAGGTCCCCATCTGTGAGAGGTCGCGCACTCCTATCGAGATAATCTCGCTCAAGGAGTGGTACGTGAAACAGGTAGACGCACTCGACGCCCTCCGGGGGATCGCTGAAAAGATCGACTTCCACCCGGACAAGCACCGCGGCATCCTCCTCGATTGGGTGAACTCCATCACGATCGATTGGCCAGTGTCGCGCAGGCGCTACTTCCACACCGAGATCCCCGTCTGGTACTGCAAGTCATGCGGCGAAGCACACGTGCCCAACCCAGGCCCATATTACCAGCCGTGGAAGCAAGCGGCCCCGTCGGAAATCTCGAAGTGCCGAAAATGCGGCCATGCGGAATTCGCCGGGGAGGAGAAGGTGTTCGACACGTGGATGGATTCGAGTGCCTCGAACCTCTACGTCCTCCATTATCACGACGATCCCGCGTGGTTCAACCGCCAGTTCCCTTGCTCGTTGCGTCCACAGGGCCGTGACATCGTCCGCACATGGCTCCATTACACGCTGCTCAAAAGCCACTTGATACTGGGGAAGCCAGGCTTCGAGCACGTTTGGATAACAGGCCTTGGCATGGACGAGAAAGGCCGGAAGATGTCAAAGAGCCTCGGCAACGTCATAGATCCGGACGAGGTCCTCAACGCCCAGGGAGCCGATGCCTTCCGCTTCTGGGCGGCGAGTGAATGCACCATCGGGGACGACTTCCGCATCTCGAAGGACCGCATCAGCGGTGCCGGGAAGTTCCTCACGAAACTCTTCAACGTGGCGCGGTTCATCAGTTCCTTCGACGCTCCACCGGAAAGACCGGCCGAACTCCATCCGGTCGACGAGTGGATCCTCGCCGAGGTGAACAAGTTGACGCGGGAGTGCCGGGACGGCTACGAGGGGTTCGACTTCTTCACGCCGGCGAACGCACTCAGGAATTTCGTTTGGAACGTCTTCGCCCCGCATTACCTGGAAATGGTCAAGGGGCGCGCCTACGACAAGGACCCGAGCGCCCTCTGGACTCTTCACGAGGCGCTTCGCCGGGTCCTCTTGAACCTTGCACCTGTCTGTCCCTTCAGCACGACCCACGTCCACCACGCCCTTTACGACTCTGACGTCCACGACTCAAGGCTCCCGGACCCCATCGCCGGGGTAAAGGATTCGCTCGTCGAATTCACGGCCAAGGTCGAGGCGTTCAACTCCGAGGTCTGGAAGATCAAGAAGGACAAGTGCCTCCCCCTGAACGCGCCGCTATCTGGAGTACAGGTCCCGGCCGAACTCGCGGCGTTCAAGGACGCGTTCGTCGGCATGCACAGACTCCAATGATCCTTCGACTCCGCCCACCGAGGCCCGTCTCCCGCAGGTGCGTCGGCAATGCATGTCTTCCCCGCCTCCCATTGACGGTGGCCTTCAGCGGCGATACCCTGATCCCGGGGGCTTGCACCTACTTCCTCGAATCCTTGAACGCGCCGAGCGCTTTGGAATGTTCGACGGGTGCCAGCGGACCGCAACCGAGTACAGCCGTGCCCTTCACGCCGCAGCGGGGGCAGGCAAAGCAAGCGACGAGGATCTCGTCCGCGGGATCCGACGAACCTTCGAGCCTTCCTGCGTCGAGTAGCGTGCAATCCCCGGCCCTCGAGGTCCCCTTGCAAGAAAGGCAAAGGATCCGCGCGCCAGCGAGCACGGTGAAGGACGCTTCGAACCCGAGCGCCCGCTTCGCGGCGATCACGTCCGCCAACGTTTCGGGCGACGGCGCTCCTTGATGGATCGTGGATGCTTCATCGATGGCTTCGGTCGTGCACTTTCCTGCCGTGGTAAAGGGTCGTTTCGCGTACGTGGCGTCGAAGACGCTCGGTGCCCCGTCCCAAGCCGTGTCCCGTCATGGCCACCCCGCGAGCGCGTGTCGCGCCCCGTCAATGGGTCTTTCGTTTGGGCCGTCGCTTCACGTCCGCGCCGACGAAGTAGCCCCACAGGTGCTCAAGCGACGCTATGGCCACTCCGACCGTGCCGATGGCGATCGCGAGGAAGAACGCTGGAGGGCTCGCACCCTGCAGTGGGAGGCTCGCGATGAGCGCGACGCTTCCGAACATCAGGAGCACGGCGATCTCGAGGCGCGTGTTGTCCTTCACGACCGCGGGAAAGCCCGTCCCCTTCGGAAGCCGATGGTGGGCGTAGAGGTTCAACGCGACGGGGACCCCGACCGCCAATGCCACGAAGCCTAGGAAGAGCAGCGCGTTCCTCGATAGGTTCTCCGCCGCCACCGCCTCTGGTGTCGTGGCAAGGACGGTAAGGCCTACGAACGCGAACAGGCCTGCAAGGAGCAGCAGTATCTGCCGCAGCATAGTACCATCCATTGGTCGGGCACCCCCAGATATGCCTTGCGGTCCCGCATCTCTTCTTGTCGTATGTCCGTCTCATGAACGGCGCGGTGGCGGCGTCTCCACGTTCGCCTCGCCATGTCGCCAGGTCAAAGGCGCGTCCGGCGGAAGCGCAGGTACTTGCCGCCGCTGTGGAAAAGTATCTGTTTCTTGACGGAGTGCGCGACACGGATGATGCCGGAGACTTCCGGCCAGGGTCTCGAGAATCCCGCGGGGAGCGCATGGATCAGGTACGGCGCGTGGCCTTTTCTAGCGTCGGACCGGTAAACGCGGAAGTGGCTCCCGTACTTGTAACCTGTCTTGACGATGA
The sequence above is drawn from the Euryarchaeota archaeon genome and encodes:
- a CDS encoding iron ABC transporter permease is translated as MRIRHAALLAFPPLVFLATFFLYPLSAIVAQSLHSPAQALDAISTAASDPFNRRAILFTFEQAVLSVLLSIAVGLPSAWLLYRQNVAGRTWIRALITLPFVLPPLVVAMALLSVLSQNSGPNAFLTATLGLSSPLLTIPNGLALIVLSHAYYNAAVVTRVVGAAWESLGDTYMDQARTLGATRASAFLRVTLPLLMPSIASSSLLVFFFSFTAFGTVLLLGAPGDYTIEVAVYLLTAQYFRLDSAAGLALLQVFFTGLVLFAYARFGGSRRMFVETGRGSTRKAAGWATRVAAYALAFLFALPLLGLVVGALSTPTGIGFTNFEALGSDERGSLFYVTPSVAVWNSVTFAIATALVALPLGVLAALSAKNGGRVSKALLGLYALPLITPAITLAFGYILVFGRPPLALRTTMASIVIAHSLIAFPFVFAGMRTAVASITPSLNEAARTLGASRVEAFRRVELPLLVPSLVAVAVFAAAISLGEFAAALLLVRPEWTTVPVAIFRYVALPGSANLGQARALATILLLVSMAAFIALEAALYRRGGRRA
- a CDS encoding thiamine ABC transporter substrate-binding protein, with amino-acid sequence MVPRAFGRHRVFALALTALIALAGCIQTQPSGRQDPVELVVIAHDSFEMNGSLVEAFNATYNARVVILKAGDAGEALNKAIIAHRGGAPLGDLFYGVDNTLIGRALQEGVFEPYQPADSAKIPARLTLDPTFHATSVDYGYVNLNYDVAAIEASGTPLPADLKDLTLPAWKGKLAVIDPSVSSPGLAFLMSTVARFGETGDYTYVDFWRGLKENDVTVASGWEDVYYTRFSHYGGESQVVVSYATSPAAEAFFGGTPGSRPPTGSIDAPDSAFLQIEGIGILKGTTKAGLARNFVDFMLSPAVQEDMPQKNFVYPAVNGTELPAYFQWASEPEDPATLTSQEIDEGRDRWLEAWRDVMLA
- a CDS encoding 7-cyano-7-deazaguanine synthase, producing the protein MRVICLMSGGIDSPVAAYLMMKAGADVVGLHFDNRPFTDDRETEKAFKLMDRLEEITGKKMRRLVLPHGFITQVAIARSLSAEGARGLQCVLCRRMMWRAASEAGKMEGAQALVTGESLGQVASQTLLNIHAETDAAELPILRPLLGLDKTEIMDLARRIGTYDISTMPGICCTIVPDHPETHADLNVVIEKEAKVGVPALMSKVMAGMTER
- a CDS encoding aminotransferase class V-fold PLP-dependent enzyme, which translates into the protein MNVATIRKEFPILMRSPPPAYLDNACMTLKPRQVIAALTRYYEDYPFCAGRAVYEGAATVERKVEETRGAVARLINAASKDEIVFTRNTTEAINLVSRAFPFEKGQTIVTSDKEHNSNLVPWQLASRLRETRHVVVSSTPDGGFDLKRFEATLGRERPAMVSMAHTSNLDGTTIPAAEVVAAAHETGALVMLDAAQSVPHGPFDVRSLDVDLAAFSLHKMLGPTGVGVLYGKADVLARLDEFNVGGETVHDTTYATHEMKDAPARFEAGLQDYAGLIAAKEAVDYVGRVGPSNIAFHERELNAQMDGALREIPGVSVLGPVDPRERGGITSFNVAGLDPHEVAILLEDLSGVMVRSGDHCVHSWFNANKIPGSVRSSVYLYNDSGDVERLTDGAELIARKRSGASSKRGPG
- a CDS encoding SemiSWEET transporter, with translation MDDVTILGIVAGTLTTSALLPQILQTWRTRSARDVSLPMFVVFCAGISLWLVYGLILGALPLILANGVSLVLGLSMVALKLRFG
- a CDS encoding 50S ribosomal protein L18a, which encodes MGHKTSNFKIEAVAADEKAAREWVYSVLGSKHGINRRVVTITDVKQIKVEDATDPIAAAKERMASGGKISPPKRAP
- the pfdA gene encoding prefoldin subunit alpha, which codes for MEDNQRMEAFAVLEELKSQFQALEGQHDYLQQVVADLARAKRTLEAVKSDADMEDLLVPVGGGNFVRASVTNKDKVISALGSGVSVEEGLEGSLARVDERLQAAERASDRLRMEMERVAQQLDQLGAALQG
- the ftsY gene encoding signal recognition particle-docking protein FtsY, coding for MFDFLKKKLKTFEEDVAKTPSFEVVEKKTSGSPQPSEKAPAGETRHASTRLPENFAAPSPRSVPSPPGAGSAARTPSATPKTNAPSPVEPPRSEGGKLIPRDRLDELLYDLELTLMESDVAMEVAGTIRENLKKSLSGLRVSSPLDAQKKVEAALQSAILGVLSDKVFDFDRFILEAKKPAVIMFVGVNGTGKTTVVARLAHRLRENGYSSVVAASDTFRAGAIEQLEKHADNLAIKIVRHEAGGDPAAVAYDAIEHAKSRSKDVVLIDTAGRMQTNTNLMDEMKKIKRVSKPDLVVFVGDALAGNDAVEQARKFDAAVGIGCVMLTKVDTDSKGGAAISIAHAVGKPVAFLGVGQDYKDLIPFDPQWLVGRIFEN